The Verrucomicrobiota bacterium nucleotide sequence AGTAAGCCAGGATGCGTTTAATGTCGTTTTGTTGGACGGCGATAACGGCAGCGAGCAGCGCAGTGAAGCCACCAATCCAGGCGACAAAATCCAAAGCGAATGAACCGGTGATGTTGAGTACGAAGAAAACCCGGCAAAGCATGTAAACGCCGGCGGCCACCATCGTCGCGGCGTGGATGAGCGCGCTGACGGGCGTCGGGCCTTCCATCGCATCCGGCAACCACACGTGTAGCGGGAATTGCGCGGACTTGCCCATCGCGCCGCAGAAAATCAGCAGGCCGACCACCGTCGCCATCGAACCGAACAGCGCCGGGTTCTTCTTCAACTGGTCTTCGATGAGCGAGAAGTTCAATCCGCCTGCCGCCGCCCAGACCATCAGGATGCCGAGCAGAAAGCCGAAATCGCCCAGGCGATTGGTGAAAAAGGCTTTCTTGCTCGCGTCGGCCGCCGCCGGTCGCTCGAACCAAAATCCGATCAGCAAATAGCTGGAGACGCCTACCAGTTCCCAAAAGATGAACAGCATCAGAAAATTGTTTGCCAGCACGATGCCGAGCATTGAAAACGTGAACAGGCTCAAAAACGCAAAGTAACGCGAAATGCCTCGGTCCTCGTGCATGTAGCCCCAGGAATAAATGTGAATCGCGCCGCCGACGCCGGCGACGATCAACAGCATCATCAGGCTGAGCGGGTCGAGGCGCAGCCCGAAGTCAACGAGCAGATCACCGACTTCCAGCCACGGCACGAGCGATTCCTTGCGTGTCGGCGCCCAACCATTCGCCGCGATGAAAAGAATCGTGAGGACAAATCCCGCGACGATGGCGCCGATGGAAAGTTTGGCGCTGAGTTCGCGGTTCTTTTGCGTGAACAGCGTGATGCACCCCGCCGAGAGCAGCGGCAGAAACAAGATCAACCAAGGTAAACATTCGAGGGTCATCAGATTTGGAAATGGGGAGCGCGCCCGCCGCGGGCGCAGCCAATGACGCCCTCGTCGTTGGCACACAAACCCGTAAAATTGGACCCTGTCACTAGTTCGCCCGCCGCAGTGTTCGACGCGAGGGCGCGTCGAACGGCAGCCGAGGCGGCTGCGCTCCCCGCACTACTTTGGGTTTCGTGTTTCATCAAAGTTTCATCGTTGTCAGGTCTTCGACGTGGGCGGTTTGGCGTCGGCGATAGAGCGCCACGATGAGCGCCAGGCCGACCGACACCTCAGCCGCCGCCACGGTGATGATGAAGAAAACCATGATCTGCCCGTTGAGGTTGTTGTTGAATCGTGAAAAGGCGACGAGCGCAAGGTTCGCCGCATTGAGCATCAGTTCGAGCGACATGTAAATCACCAGCAGATTGCGGCGCACGATGACGCCCAGCAGGCCAAGCGAGAACAACAGCGCGCTCACCACTAAATAATGTTCCAAGCCTACGTTCATTCTTATTCCAGCGAGGATAGAGGGTGGAGGATGGAGGATGGAAAACACGTCGTTCGGGCAACGCTATCTTCTATCTTCGATCTTCTATCTTCGTTTCTCACTTAAGGTCTTTCTTGCTCAACAGAATCACACCCACCATCGCCACCAGCAGCAGCACGGACAGAATTTCAAACGGCAACAGATACTGGGTGAACAGCATTTTACCGAGTGGTGCGGTGGCACCCTCCAAAGTTGGCGGCGGCAGATTCGTGCTGAGTTTCGATTGTCTGAGAGCTTTGGCAAAGGTGAAAACGATGGCGCCGACCGAGATGAGGCCGGCGACGATGCTGAACAATCTGATCTTGCGTCGTTGCTCCTCCTTCAAATCGAGCAGCATGATGACGAACAGAAACAGCACCATCACCGCGCCGGCATAGACGAGCACCTGGACCGCCGCGAGAAAGAAGGCGTGTAACAAGACGAACAGTCCGGCCATCGAAACGATGGTCAGCACCAGAAACATCGCGCTGGTGACCGGGTTGCGGCTGAACGGATTGGCGATGACCAGAAAGCCGCAAAGCAGCGTCAGTAACGCGAACACGTAAAATAAGATGTCGGGGAATGCCATTCTAAAAATTCCAAGCTCCAAGCTCCAAGCTCCAGAGAACCTCCAAGTTCCAAACATCAAAGCCGCCACGCGCCCCGATTGGTGCTTGAGGTTTGGTGCTTCTATGGATGGTGGATGTTGGAGTTTGGAGCTTCATCACACTTTCACCGGAAAATCTTCCTGCGCCTTCGCTGCTTCAGCCTTGTGCTTCCACTTCTGAACGCCCGCGTGGACGCCACCCAGCGCCAGGAGTTTGTCCTTGTCGTAAATCATCTCTGCGCGGCTCGTGCCGGTGAGCGAATAATCTTTCATCAGGAAAATCGCTTCCTCCGGGCAGACTTCCTGGCAATAGCCGCAGAAGATGCAGCGGAGCATGTTGATCTCAAATTCCTTTGGCATCTTCTCCGCGTTCGGACGGTCGGCGAGCTGTCCCGCCGGGCCGGGCGGAATGATTTTGATCGCCTTGGGCGGGCAGACGAATTCGCAGAGCTGACAACTCACGCACTTGGTATTGCCTTCCTGATCCTTCACCAGATACGGCGCGCCGCGATAGCCTTCCGGCACGACCCATTTCTCCTCGGGATATTGCATCGTCACTTTCTTTTTGAAGAAATGGCGCAGCGAGACTTTGAATCCGCCGATGACCGCCGGCAGGTAAAGGCGTTCCCAGAAATTTAATGATTTGCGTTTGACGATCATTGTTGCCTCCACCACATCCACACCGCCGTCACCAGAATATTGGCCAGTGCCAGCGGGATGAACCGCCGCCAGCCCAAGTCCATCAACTGATCATACCGGAAGCGCGGCCACATCCAGCGCACCCAGATGAACATCACCAGCAGTGCCACCACCTTGCCCAGAAAAATGCCGATGTGCGCCACGCCACCCAGCCAGGTTGTCGCCGGTTGATCGAGTCCGTAGAACGGCAACGTCCAGCCGCCGAAAAAGAGCGTCACCATCATCGCCGACGACGCGACCACGTTCGCGTATTCGCCCATGAAGAACAGCGCGAATTTCATCGAACTGTATTCGGTGTTGTAGCCGCCGACCAATTCCTGTTCCGATTCCGGCAGGTCGAAGGGCAACCGGTTTGTTTCGGCGAACGCCGCGACGAGAAAAATCGCGAACGCCAGCGGCTGCTTAAAGACCAGCCAATTGGGAATGAACGCCAGCCACGCCTTCAACGAGTCCGGCAGCCACGTCAGCGTCCCGGTTTGATGCGCAATCACCTGGTTCAAATTCAAATCACCGACCATCATGAACAGCGGAATGACCGACATTCCCATCGCGATTTCGTACGAAATCATCTGCGCGCTCGAACGAATGCCGCCGAGGAACGGATACTTGGAGTTCGCCGCGTAACCTGCCAGCACGATGCCATAAACGCCGAGCGACACGATGCCAAAAGTGTAGAGGATGCCGACGTTCAGATCGGCGATGACCATCTTCTGAGCGCCGATATTTGAGCCGAACGGAATGACTGCCACGACGAGCAGGCTGGGGATCATCACGATGGCCGGCGCCAACCAATAATACGCCTTGCGCACGTGCGCCGGCGTAAAATCTTCCTTGAGGAAGGACTTGATCCCGTCGGCCACCGGTTGCAACAAACCAAACGGGCCAACGCGATTGGGACCGACCCGGTCTTGAATGGCCGCCGACACTTTGCGCTCCACCCACACCGCGTAAGCAACGATGAACATCAACACGGCGAAAACGCCGACGATCTTCAGCATGCTTAGTAAGAGTAAATTCCAGTCCATGCTTCGCGATTAAATTGGGACGGTCACACCCGTGTCGCCAAGACTCGACCACGTCAAACCGTTGAACGCAGGCACGTCTTTTGCCATTTCGTTGAACAATCCTTCGATGGTTAGAAAACCGTTTTTGCCGGTGACGTTGAAAACCAGTTCGTGCAGAAACTCCCATTCAGGACGCGCGTCGCCGGGCGGCTGGATCGCCTGCATGAATTTCTGCACGCGGCCTTTCGTGTTGGTGAACGAACCGCGCTTCTCAGCATGCGCGCAGCCGGGCAAAACGTAATGCGCCATTTCGGTTGTCTCGTTGTGAAGAATGTCGCAGACGATCAAACTTTGGAGTTTTGCCAGGAAGCCCGCGCCGATGCCGCGTTGCTTCACGTTCTCGCCAAACACGAGCAGCGTCTTGATCTTCCCGGCCTTGATTCCCTCGACGATCTTCGGAATGTTGATTCCAACCTCCGAGTAACAAACACCCGTCAGCCGCGCGCCATTCGTGTTCGGATTCCTGTCGGCGCTGACCAACAGTTTGTCGGCTTCGCCCGCGCGCTCAACGCAATCGCTGATCGCGCCAAGCTTTGCCTTGAGCTTGCTCAACAGCCAAAGCTCCTCGTTCGTCTGCCGCGACGATGCGACGATGGCGACCGAACCGGCTTCAGCGCGCTTCAAAATCTCCGCGATTTCCGTCAACGCGGTTGACCAGGAAATATCAGCGTGGTCTCCACCGGGAAGCAGCTTCTCGCATTTGGTGATGCGGTTATCGCTGCGAATCCACTTGTAGTTAAGCCGGCCGGCGTCGCACATCCACGGGCCATTGACGGCGTCGTTGTGGCGCGGCGTGTAGCGATATATTTTTTGCTCGCGCGAGCCGATGAGGATGTTGCAGCCCGTCGCGCAACTCGTGCAGATGCTTTTGGTTTCCTTGAGAAACCACACGCGCATCTGGAAACGAAAATCCTTCGAGGTGAGCGCGCCGACGGGACAGATGTCCACCGTGTTGAGCGTGTAGTTGTTGTCGAACGGCTTGCCCGGATACGCGGTGAGCGTGTTGTAGCTGCCGCGATTGACGATGCCGAGCGCGTCGTCGCCGACGATGTCTTTCGTGAAGCGGATGCAGCGCGTGCAGAGAATGCAGCGCTCGTCGTCGAGCACGATGCGCGGGCCGAGGTCAACGGTCTTGGGCTTGTGAACCTTCGGCTCGACGAAGCGGCTCGCGCTCTGGCCGTAGTCCACGGAGTATTCCTGGAGCTTGCACTCGCCGGCTTGGTCGCAGATCGGGCAATCGAGCGGGTGATTGATGAGCAGAAACTCCAGCACGCCTTCGCGCATTTGTTTCACGCTGGGGGTGCTCGTGTAAATTTCCATGCCCGGCGAAATCGGCGTGGCGCAGGCGATGGCCGGGCGCGGCGACTTCGCGATCTTCGTCGAGCCGTCGGGATTAAGGATGGGCTTGCGGTCCGGCCCGAGCGCCGGCGTGCCGAACTCGACGAGGCACATGCGGCAATTCCCGGCGATGGGCAGCTTCGGGTGATAGCAGTAATGCGGCACGTCGGCGCGCACGGCTTCGCACGCCTGAATCATGGTCGTGGGCGCGAGTTTGCCCGACCAGTCCGGCGTGAGGCGCGGCACTTCCACTTCGCGTCCGTCCACCTTGACCTTGATCTTTTCGATCGCGGGCGGTACGGGCTTGGCTTCGGTTGTGGGAGCTACTGACATTTTTGATTAACGCAAAGGCGCAAAGGCGCGGAGACGCAAAGCACAAATCTCTTTGCGACTTGGCGTCTTTGCTGTGTCTTTGCGTTGAAAATGAGCGCGTTCATTTCAGTGTGCCTCGGCTAATTCGTGATGCTGCTGCGGCTTCGCGGTGTGCGGTCCACTTTTTTCTTTCGCCCTCCGCTCTTCATCTGCTGTGCCTTTGGCGACAAAATCATCCTTGAACTTCGCCACGAAACTTTGCACCGGCCACGAACACGCTTCGCCGAAGGCGCAAATCGTGCGGCCGCCCGGAATGTTGTCGGCTATCTTTACGAGATAATCCGCGTCGCTCTTGCGGCCTTCGCCGTGCGTGAGGCGATGCAACGCCTTGCTCATCCAGAGCGAGCCTTCACGGCAGGGCGTGCATTGGCCGCAGCTTTCGTGCGCGTAAAACTCGCTGATGTTCGCCAGCGCCTCGACGATGTCGGTCGAGTCATCCATCACGATGATGGCGGCCGAACCGCTCATCGAGCCGGCTTGGATGATGGTGTCGAAATCGTAGGGCAGATCGAGCATGTCCACTTCCTGCTCAACGGGCTGGCCGTCCGGACTCTTGCGCTTGAGTTTGAACTTCTCGCCGGCCTTGAAAACTTTTGCCGATGAACCGCCCGGGATAACGGCCTTCAGCTTGCGGCCGTCGCGCAAGCCAGCGCCGAAGGCGGGATCGAAAATCAAATCACGCATCGTGACCTTGCCGGTCTCGACTTCGTAATAGCCTGGCCGCTTGACATGGCCGCTGAGACTGACGATGCGCGTGCCGGTGTTGTTCGGCGTGCCGAGCTTGGCGTATTCCGCGCCGCCCATCGCGACGATGTGCTTCACGGCGCAGAGCGTCTCGACGTTGTTGACGATGGTCGGGCACATGTAGAGGCCGAGCACCACGGGAAAATACGGCGGCTTGATGCGCGGATACGCCCGCTTGCCTTCAAGCGATTCGATAAGGCCGGTTTCTTCGCCGCAAATGTAAGCGCCCGCACCGCGATGAACGTGAATCTCCAGATCGTAGCCGCTGCCGAGAATGTTTTTGCCGAGAACATTTTTCGCGCGCGCTTCGGCCAGCGCCTTGTTGAGCAACTTCGCGCCCTGCGGCATTTCGCCGCGGATGTAGATGTAGGCGAGCTTCACGTCGTTCGCGAAGCACGAGAGGATCATGCCCTCGATGAGCTGGTGCGGGTCTTTGTGAATGATCTGGCGGTCTTTGAACGTGCCCGGCTCGGATTCGTCGGCGTTGCAGATTAGGTAAATCGGCTTGCCGCTGCGGCGATCCACGAAGCTCCACTTGAGGCCGCACGAAAAGCCCGCTCCGCCGCGACCGCGCAGGCCGGACTTCATGACTTCGTCGCGGAGCTGTTCCTGCGGCGATTTCTTTTTGCCGTCCGGCAAATCGAGTGGCTGCATCGCGAGGGCGTTCTTGAGCACCTCATAGCCGCCGTGTTTCAAATAACATTCAATGTCGGGCGTGTAACCCGGTTGATCGGCGTATTTCAGAATTAGTCTGTATTCCTGCGGCATGTTAAATTGATGCGTGACGCGTGATGCGTGAACCCAAGGCGCGGCTTGACTGGCCGGGGAAAGCGTTTAGCCTGTCCGACGCGCCGGCTTGCCCGATGGTGTAACGGTAGCACAGCAGACTCTGGATCTGTTTGTCATGGTTCAAATCCATGTCGGGCAGCCAAATCCCGCTTACGATTTCCGATTTACGATTTACGAGTTGCATAAAGCATCCGTTCATCCGCGCTTTCTCCGCTGGCTCTTTCCGACATTGAGTGCCGTACCAGCCAGTTGGTGGCCGCGCATGACACGTCTGAGCAACGGAAGCTGCGCGATGTCCTTTTCTCGCGCCGAATCATGCTTGCTCTTATAGATACGTTCGAGCGGCAGCACACGAATCTTCAGCCCGTTCCAAAGAAGCTCGCGTGCCTGAGCATATTCCTCGGAAAATTTCATCAAGCCTGTCATGCTGAAAATGAAATTAACCAGCGAGCCGTCCGAAAGCTCATACATCGTTCGTGCCATCGGTGTACCGCCCTGTTTGACGACCACATTCAACCGGCGGACGTATTGTCGCTCTGGCAGGTCCACCCAGATGTCGGTATCCGTTGTCGTCGCGGGAACACCCTGCAAAATGGCTGCGGACATGCCTACCATTTGAAACCGTATACCTTCCTCTCCCAATGACTGAACAAGCCGTGCGAGCGGAGAAAGGTTTCGTGGATTTGCCATCGCTCGTCCGGCGTGGCGGCCAGGCTGCGCGCGAGTTGGATTTTTCCCCCTCGCTCAATCCGCGCATACTTTTGAGTTTGCGATGGACTTTTCGCCAATCCTTTATACTTGTTTTCATGTTTAGATTTCGCTGGCATTTGACCAAATCATTTGCACTGGGCCACGAGTTCATCCGCCTTCGCGTGCGTGACGCCTTCGTAAAAATCCTCGTCGCACATCATCACCGGCGCGCTCCCGCAGCCGGCGAGGCATTCTACGAATTCGACCGTGAACTTGCCGTCCTTCGTCGTTTGCGGGCCGTGGGCATGGGCGTCGAGGCCGAGCTTGTCGCAGAAGTGTTTGTGCAACGCATACGAGCCGCCGAGCGCGCAGCTCAACGTGCGGCAGACTTTGATCTGATATTTCCCGACCGGTTGCTGCCGGAACATCGGGTAAAACGTGACGAGTTCGTAAACGTTGATCGGTTGCAGGCCGAGCTTCCTGGCCGTCCATTCGACGGCTTCCTGCGAAATCCAGCCGAAGTGTTCCTGGATGGCGTGCAACACCATGAGCGACGCGCTGCGTTTCTGCGGGTAGTGCGTGATCAACTCGTCAATCTCGGCTTCGAGCGCAGCGGGGACGGCGAAGCCGGATTGGCGCTGCAACGTATTTGGAATTGGCTCTGTTAAAGTCATTTCAAATTCAGTCCTGACTCGCGACCTTCCGACGGAGTTTCTCCAGTCGGTCCGGAATATCCGGCGATTCTTTCAATTCACTCAACGGTTTCAACTCAGCCATAATCTGTTTCCAATTCAAACGCTCGCCTTGCCGAATCAGAACTGTTTCGGCATCAAGCCAGTCGCGTTCGCGATTTGCAAACGCCTTCATCACCACAAAATCTTCCGCCGAACACGTGTGCAACCGGCAGTCCGGCAAAAAATCAAAATCGCTCGCCCGCTCCATCACGCGTTCTTCGAAAGGCAGCGCGCCCAGCGCGACATCCATGCCGATCCTGTCCGCCGACTGAATCAGCAGCACCCGGTTCTGCAACGCGAACTCGCGCGCGTCCGCCCGCCGGCCCGCATACTTTGCCAGCAACAAATCCACGACTTTTTCTTCGCCACCGAAACCGGTCAGCACTGTCATGTCCACGTCCTTTGTCAAGCGCGGCTCGCCCCAACGTTGGAGCACCAGCCCGCCAATCAAACAGTTTTTCCACGATTTTGAATCGAGAAACGACTGCAACTCGGCGGCCAATCTGACCAGGCGCGTCATCGTTTTGCCCGGTGAAAACAGCGTTGCTGCTCAACTAAACCCGACGTCGGCTTCGCCGGAAACTCTCTGATCGCGCCCTCGAACAAACCGTCGAAAGCCGGGATCGAACGCGCCGTGTCCGCGTGACGGATTTCCTCGCGACGCATGCGCTCAAGCTCTGGGCCAGCCCGCCGCCAAGCATCAACACACTTCTTTGCGCGAGCCTTTTCTTCGGCTGTCATTTCGGCAACAGGTTTCATCGGTCACACTCCCCCATCACAAAATCGAACGAGCCGAGGATCGCCACCGTGTCGCTCATCATGTGGCCCGGAAGCAGGTGCGACAGGATGCTCAAGTTCACGAAGCTCGGGCTGCGAATCTTCAAGCGATACGGCGTGCCGCCGCCGCGGCTGTTGATGTAGAAGCCCAGTTCGCCCTTCGGATTCTCGTGGCCGAAATAAATTTCGCCGGGCGGACAGTTCATGCCCTGCGTCACGAGCATGAATTGATGAATCAATTCCTCCATGCTCGACATCACCTTGTTCTTGGGCGGCAAAACGATTTTGCCATCGGCCACGTTGACCGGCTCTTTCGATTTGTTGTCGAAGCCGCCGGGGATTTTGTCGAGGCACTGATGGATGAGGCGCACGCTCTGGCGCATTTCCTCCATGCGCACGAGGTAGCGGTCGTAGCAATCGCCGACCGAGCCGACGGGCACGTCGAATTGCAGGTCGCGATAGCACAGATACGGCTGGGCCTTGCGCAGATCGAAATCCACGCCGCAGCCGCGCAGGTTCGGACCGGTGAGGCCGTAATCAATCGCGTCTTCCTTCGAGATCACGCCCACGTCGCGCGTGCGGTCCACCCAGATTTTGTTGCGCGTGAGCAGCGTCTCGACCTCGGCGATGTTGACAACGACTTCGTTGAGGAACTTGCGCACCGCGTCGCACCAACCGGGCGGCGTGTCGCGCGAAACGCCGCCGATGCGTGTGTAATTCGTCGTGAACCGCGCGCCGGTGAGCGATTCGCAGAGGTTGTAAATCTTTTCACGCTCCGTGAACGTCAGAAGAAAAACCGTCATCGCGCCCACGTCCATCGCGAAGCAGCCGACGCCGAGCAGGTGCGATGAAATGCGCGCCAGTTCACAGCAAATCACGCGGAGGTATTGGCAGCGCGG carries:
- the nuoK gene encoding NADH-quinone oxidoreductase subunit NuoK; translated protein: MNVGLEHYLVVSALLFSLGLLGVIVRRNLLVIYMSLELMLNAANLALVAFSRFNNNLNGQIMVFFIITVAAAEVSVGLALIVALYRRRQTAHVEDLTTMKL
- a CDS encoding NADH-quinone oxidoreductase subunit J; translation: MAFPDILFYVFALLTLLCGFLVIANPFSRNPVTSAMFLVLTIVSMAGLFVLLHAFFLAAVQVLVYAGAVMVLFLFVIMLLDLKEEQRRKIRLFSIVAGLISVGAIVFTFAKALRQSKLSTNLPPPTLEGATAPLGKMLFTQYLLPFEILSVLLLVAMVGVILLSKKDLK
- a CDS encoding NADH-quinone oxidoreductase subunit I, with protein sequence MIVKRKSLNFWERLYLPAVIGGFKVSLRHFFKKKVTMQYPEEKWVVPEGYRGAPYLVKDQEGNTKCVSCQLCEFVCPPKAIKIIPPGPAGQLADRPNAEKMPKEFEINMLRCIFCGYCQEVCPEEAIFLMKDYSLTGTSRAEMIYDKDKLLALGGVHAGVQKWKHKAEAAKAQEDFPVKV
- the nuoH gene encoding NADH-quinone oxidoreductase subunit NuoH; translated protein: MDWNLLLLSMLKIVGVFAVLMFIVAYAVWVERKVSAAIQDRVGPNRVGPFGLLQPVADGIKSFLKEDFTPAHVRKAYYWLAPAIVMIPSLLVVAVIPFGSNIGAQKMVIADLNVGILYTFGIVSLGVYGIVLAGYAANSKYPFLGGIRSSAQMISYEIAMGMSVIPLFMMVGDLNLNQVIAHQTGTLTWLPDSLKAWLAFIPNWLVFKQPLAFAIFLVAAFAETNRLPFDLPESEQELVGGYNTEYSSMKFALFFMGEYANVVASSAMMVTLFFGGWTLPFYGLDQPATTWLGGVAHIGIFLGKVVALLVMFIWVRWMWPRFRYDQLMDLGWRRFIPLALANILVTAVWMWWRQQ
- a CDS encoding molybdopterin-dependent oxidoreductase, encoding MSVAPTTEAKPVPPAIEKIKVKVDGREVEVPRLTPDWSGKLAPTTMIQACEAVRADVPHYCYHPKLPIAGNCRMCLVEFGTPALGPDRKPILNPDGSTKIAKSPRPAIACATPISPGMEIYTSTPSVKQMREGVLEFLLINHPLDCPICDQAGECKLQEYSVDYGQSASRFVEPKVHKPKTVDLGPRIVLDDERCILCTRCIRFTKDIVGDDALGIVNRGSYNTLTAYPGKPFDNNYTLNTVDICPVGALTSKDFRFQMRVWFLKETKSICTSCATGCNILIGSREQKIYRYTPRHNDAVNGPWMCDAGRLNYKWIRSDNRITKCEKLLPGGDHADISWSTALTEIAEILKRAEAGSVAIVASSRQTNEELWLLSKLKAKLGAISDCVERAGEADKLLVSADRNPNTNGARLTGVCYSEVGINIPKIVEGIKAGKIKTLLVFGENVKQRGIGAGFLAKLQSLIVCDILHNETTEMAHYVLPGCAHAEKRGSFTNTKGRVQKFMQAIQPPGDARPEWEFLHELVFNVTGKNGFLTIEGLFNEMAKDVPAFNGLTWSSLGDTGVTVPI
- the nuoF gene encoding NADH-quinone oxidoreductase subunit NuoF, with product MPQEYRLILKYADQPGYTPDIECYLKHGGYEVLKNALAMQPLDLPDGKKKSPQEQLRDEVMKSGLRGRGGAGFSCGLKWSFVDRRSGKPIYLICNADESEPGTFKDRQIIHKDPHQLIEGMILSCFANDVKLAYIYIRGEMPQGAKLLNKALAEARAKNVLGKNILGSGYDLEIHVHRGAGAYICGEETGLIESLEGKRAYPRIKPPYFPVVLGLYMCPTIVNNVETLCAVKHIVAMGGAEYAKLGTPNNTGTRIVSLSGHVKRPGYYEVETGKVTMRDLIFDPAFGAGLRDGRKLKAVIPGGSSAKVFKAGEKFKLKRKSPDGQPVEQEVDMLDLPYDFDTIIQAGSMSGSAAIIVMDDSTDIVEALANISEFYAHESCGQCTPCREGSLWMSKALHRLTHGEGRKSDADYLVKIADNIPGGRTICAFGEACSWPVQSFVAKFKDDFVAKGTADEERRAKEKSGPHTAKPQQHHELAEAH
- a CDS encoding NAD(P)H-dependent oxidoreductase subunit E; translation: MTLTEPIPNTLQRQSGFAVPAALEAEIDELITHYPQKRSASLMVLHAIQEHFGWISQEAVEWTARKLGLQPINVYELVTFYPMFRQQPVGKYQIKVCRTLSCALGGSYALHKHFCDKLGLDAHAHGPQTTKDGKFTVEFVECLAGCGSAPVMMCDEDFYEGVTHAKADELVAQCK
- a CDS encoding nucleotidyl transferase AbiEii/AbiGii toxin family protein; its protein translation is MTRLVRLAAELQSFLDSKSWKNCLIGGLVLQRWGEPRLTKDVDMTVLTGFGGEEKVVDLLLAKYAGRRADAREFALQNRVLLIQSADRIGMDVALGALPFEERVMERASDFDFLPDCRLHTCSAEDFVVMKAFANRERDWLDAETVLIRQGERLNWKQIMAELKPLSELKESPDIPDRLEKLRRKVASQD
- a CDS encoding NADH-quinone oxidoreductase subunit D, which gives rise to MREVQEIEIRDSAAQVAAAAKALPRPSDEDLQDMQGEKMVLNMGPSHPSTHGVLRIVLELDGEIITKAVPDIGYLHRGDEKIAENMTWTQFIPYTDRLDYLAPLANNVAYALAVEKLLGIHDKLPPRCQYLRVICCELARISSHLLGVGCFAMDVGAMTVFLLTFTEREKIYNLCESLTGARFTTNYTRIGGVSRDTPPGWCDAVRKFLNEVVVNIAEVETLLTRNKIWVDRTRDVGVISKEDAIDYGLTGPNLRGCGVDFDLRKAQPYLCYRDLQFDVPVGSVGDCYDRYLVRMEEMRQSVRLIHQCLDKIPGGFDNKSKEPVNVADGKIVLPPKNKVMSSMEELIHQFMLVTQGMNCPPGEIYFGHENPKGELGFYINSRGGGTPYRLKIRSPSFVNLSILSHLLPGHMMSDTVAILGSFDFVMGECDR